TTTTACGATTAACTGCATTTTGTTGATCGCTTGGTTAAACGCGGTTTTTCCAATAACTATGATCTCCTTTCCGAGTAGCTTCTCACTTATCCATTGTAAAGGCGCGCATATATCCCCAGTTTGATTAATGATCTCTTGAGCTTTTTCAACTGGCATGTTAAGTATCTCTTCCGCTTGTTTCCCGAAGAAAAGGGCATTAATTACTCCTGTGCCATCATTAAGCAAAATTTCAACAATTAAACGGGCGGATGGTTCGGCAACCACTCCGCAAGAGTCGCAACGCCAGTTTTCACCCAGTTTTTTAAGTTTCCCTAAACATTTAGGGCACACAAGATGAATGCATGGCTTCGGCAGAACTTCGGCGATAGCCGCGTGAACTTCCACGTTCTCACCGTTAACGAGGCTCGTTATCTTTTTTCTTTGAGGAGCAGCCCCTTCAATGACAAGTTGGAAACTAGATGCATCGGCTGAAGTTTTTGAGAGAACTTCAATTGTCGTATGCATCCCTGAAGACAATTCTAACTCTTCAGCGAGCCCAGCTTTCACATAGGCGTTTTTAATTTTGATTTGGTTACCGACAGAAAGTTCTTTTGATAAGGCGGCGAGATGTCTCCACATACTGGCCTTTACTTCGCCAGTTTGATCCCTGAGTGTAAAAGACGCAACTAATACGGTCTCTCCTCCCATTGTCACCACTTCCCTAACGACGGGTGGACTAACGATGGTGCCCTCAATAGTCACATTGGTCATACCCCGTTTAAGTTGGGCTATTTGCATAGTTTCTTCTGCCTGCGGAAGATTAGCTGCCCGAGCTATCTGGGGATTTAATGTCAATGAACCAACTTTACCTAAATTCAGGCTTATTGTGCCAAATCTTTCTTTCGTGTACGCCCCCTCGATAAGCACAATGTCACCGGATTTAATTTTATCAGCTAATCCAGCGTGGGCATCCCACAATGACAGTTGTATACTACCAGTTTCATCTTTGATGGTTAATGTAGTTACATATCCGATCTCCCCAGATCTTCTTTTAAACTCTCGAATTGGTCCAATGTTAAGGACTCTGGCTAGTAAACTCACATCTGTCATGCCAGCTTTTAGGTCGGCAATTTTCAGAAGGTTAATCTGCGGGGGAGCTGGAGGCAACGTATCTTCGGCTAGGATAGTTATTTGGCTTCTCTTCTCCACATGGATCTCCAGCCTTTCATCGAAACCTTTTGCAATTCGTCCTCCCATGATTTGGAGGCAATGGCCCTTCCTTATTTCTCTAATTTCTTCAACTTTTTCATTCCAAAACACGGCCTCAATTTTTCCAGTTTCATCGGCGAGTTGTAAACGAATCACTTTCCCAACTTGACCATCGGGCTTGCTAAAGGTGGTCGGCGGGAAAATACGCTGAACATAGCCAATTATATTGACATAAATGTCATTTTCGCTAACTTCAGTTATCTTCTTAAAAAACTCTCTAACATCAGGAAACTTCTCAGGTTTAACATTTGGGGGATCAATAATAATACTTCCACGCGATCCAATGTTAAGTTCGGGCTTGCCGCTTAATCCATCCCTAACATAACCATGTAAAAGTTGAATAATTTGATTTTGCACGATCTTACCTTGGCACACAAGGTCAGTCTTATTATCCCATAATACTACGTCTAACATACCGGTACGGTCGGCAATGACCAATCGTGCAACTTTTCCCATGGTTTTATCCTGCCTAGGAAAAAACTGAACTGGGTAAACCAAAAGTACACGTCCAGAAATTGATACGTCATTAATTCCCGGCACTAAATCCCGAATTGTAATCTCAGTCTTCAAATCATCTGCTTCTTTAAGGTCAACACCCAATTCCGATGCAACAATATACGCCGCTCCCTCTTCGGTTAATAACCCTCCAACCTCATCCCTCTTCTTTTTAATCATTTGCTTAACCGCATCTAATGTCAAATCAGAGCGTTCTTTTAGAATTCGATCCACGATATCCCTATGCTTTAACAAAGTTTCTCACCATATACTTAATGGGAATAGTCCATATGAACCTAACCGCTAATTTCACAGCATGAAATATAATAGAACAAAATTTTAGTCCCAAAACATTCGAGTTCTAAGATAATTTCTTTCAGCGGCTAATATATTCATATAAAATTCTTCTTCCGTTTTGTAGGATTTACGGAGAATTCTAACAGCAGTCGTTGGACCTATTCCTCGACCCGCCATGGCGATTGCTGCCCGCCGTCCATATGTTTGGATTAGACTTGCATTTTTCCATGCGGTCTGCCATTTCTTTTCCTCTTCAGTGGTAAGTTTCCTTCCTCGAACTTTCTTCTCAGCAATTTTTGCGAGCTCTAAATCATTTTCATATGTTGTAGCAATAAGTGTAGAATTACAGCGCGGACATCTAATCCTTTCTGGAAGCGTACGCAGATGGTATATCCCTGTCCAATCCCCATTCCAAATACAGACAAGTCTCACCCGCTCAGATGATAATCGTTCTTTGATTACGTCAACGAGTGCCTTTGTTGGTATGACGGGTCTAAGGAGGTCATGGGGAGCTATCTTATCCAGTATTGGAAGGGCAAGTGGAGAATATTCGGCTTTAAGTTTTATAATTAAAACCTGAATATCTCCAGCTCTAATCAATTCTATAATTGTTTTAGTCCCTTCGATATCTAACTTCTCTGTCTTGAGTTCCCTCAATGTCTCGTGATAAATAGGTGTGTCCCTTAATGCGTTGACAAGCATTCTTGCGCGGCTCATTCGGTAATCCGCCCTGCGTTCAATAACTCCAAATCTCTTAGCGACATGCCAAAGTCTCCAGGCAAACATTGCGGTATCTCCCAGTATATTATCCAGTATCATTGTTACGTCATCTGGTGTTAACTCCATCAACTCTCTCCTTACAGCTTCTGGATCAAGATAATGCGGGGCAATGAATGCTATGCGATAGGGATCGGAGACTGAGGCGATATTTATTCCAAGCCTCGAACTTAGTACAGCACTAAGGACTCGACTGAGCGTTTCATTAACCAAGTTGCCGAAACATGCGTGAATTATAACATAATTCTCAAAACACTCAATTACCATCCTGCGATCTGTTGGCACAGGGTAGGAGTATTCGACATGTTTTCTAATGGTTTCGACTACCTTTTCGGCAGCATCTCTCTCTAATAGATACCCTTTTAGAACATCAAAAGGGCTTTCGTTTCTAGCGAGTCTTTCAGCAATAACGCCACGTAGTTGACCAACGCTTTTCGCAATTTCAAATGGAACAGGGATAATTTCCCCTTCCCAACTGGGAATAGCGCCGAGGCTTTGGGCAACAGGTTCAACATTCAAGGTTCTTTTCTCTTCGTCAATATTTAGGATGCGCCAGCATTGACCATGCATTATAAATTCGACGCCTGGACGACCATTTTTAGCGATAAACTCTTGATCAAGTATGCCGATTTTTTGGCGCCGCATGAAATCGAATACGTCGTACTGCTTAACATCTGGGATCATCGACAAGTTTTCATAGTAATACCGGAATGTTCGGGGTAATCGCTTTTTAATCATATCTTCCTCAAATCTGATAACTCCACTCCTTTCAAGTTGGCTGACCGTTGAGGTTAAATCCTCAATAGTTAGTGCTCGATAGGGATATGCGCGAGTGATAACTTGGTAAACCGTGTCTAAACCAACTTTACCGAAATCGAGAGCTAGACCGGCTATTTGATGGGCAAGCGCATCTAAAGCGTTTTCATGAATTTGAGGCATCTCTAATAATTCATTCTGAGCGAATTTTGCTATTACACCAGCTTCAAGAATATCATCAGCCCAAGCAGCGAGCACACATCCAGTAGGTTTAGCGTCAATAGCATGTCCACTTCTGCCGATTCGTTGAACTAACTTTGTTACCTGCCTCGGTGATAAATATTGTACAACAAAGTCAACAGTTCCTATATCAATGCCTAGCTCAAGGGAAGATGTGCAAATAACAGCCTTCAGTTTACCTTCGCGAAAGGCTCTCTCAGTTTCTATTCTGACTTCTCGTGATAAGGATCCGTGATGAACTCCAGCCTTAAGACCTGGTTTCAACGCATGAATCCTTGAGGTTAAAGCTTCAGCATGCTCTCGTGTGTTTGTAAATACTAATGTAGACTTATGGGCGTCTATCAGGTCAAAGAGTCGACGAATTCTTCCAACGCTCCCTGCAGAGATAAGAATTTTATCAGCTATTCTAGAATCTTCAGAAGTCGGTGAAGGGCTTTCTATACGTACATCTAACTTCTTTGTTGCCTCCGCCTTGACTACGCTGGCTACTCGACTATGTCCCATAAGAAACTTCGCGACCAGCTCAGGATTGCCAATAGTTGCTGATAATCCGATTCGTTGAAACTCACGTCCAGTTAATTCTCGAAGACGCTCAAGTCCAATTGAAAGTTGGCATCCCCTTTTATCCGAAACAACTTCATGGACTTCATCTACGATAACCCAGCGCACTTCCTTAAGATGTATACGCATTTTTTTACCAGGTAGAATCGCTTGCAACGTTTCCGGTGTTGTTATTAACATATTTGGTGGATGCAGGGCCTGCAGCCTTCGGATTCTTGAGACAGTATCCCCATGTCGGACCTGGACATTTATACCAAGTCGTCCACCGATCTCCATTAGCCTTCTAAAGATGTCGCGGTTCAACGCTCGAAGTGGTGTGATATAGAGGATTGAAATCCCGTGTAAGGGTCTTTCAGTTCTCTCCCTGAGGTAAAGCTCGAAAATTGGAAAGCACGCAGCTTCAGTTTTGCCAGTGCCCGTCGGGGATATAATTAAAACATTTTCTCCATTGAGAATTAGTGGAATCGCCTTTTTCTGCACATCAGTAGCCGTTTCGAACCCTAATTTTTCAATCTCTTCGCGTAAGGGCT
The nucleotide sequence above comes from Candidatus Bathyarchaeota archaeon. Encoded proteins:
- a CDS encoding DEAD/DEAH box helicase, encoding MGSNQSIFSLFSKPLREEIEKLGFETATDVQKKAIPLILNGENVLIISPTGTGKTEAACFPIFELYLRERTERPLHGISILYITPLRALNRDIFRRLMEIGGRLGINVQVRHGDTVSRIRRLQALHPPNMLITTPETLQAILPGKKMRIHLKEVRWVIVDEVHEVVSDKRGCQLSIGLERLRELTGREFQRIGLSATIGNPELVAKFLMGHSRVASVVKAEATKKLDVRIESPSPTSEDSRIADKILISAGSVGRIRRLFDLIDAHKSTLVFTNTREHAEALTSRIHALKPGLKAGVHHGSLSREVRIETERAFREGKLKAVICTSSLELGIDIGTVDFVVQYLSPRQVTKLVQRIGRSGHAIDAKPTGCVLAAWADDILEAGVIAKFAQNELLEMPQIHENALDALAHQIAGLALDFGKVGLDTVYQVITRAYPYRALTIEDLTSTVSQLERSGVIRFEEDMIKKRLPRTFRYYYENLSMIPDVKQYDVFDFMRRQKIGILDQEFIAKNGRPGVEFIMHGQCWRILNIDEEKRTLNVEPVAQSLGAIPSWEGEIIPVPFEIAKSVGQLRGVIAERLARNESPFDVLKGYLLERDAAEKVVETIRKHVEYSYPVPTDRRMVIECFENYVIIHACFGNLVNETLSRVLSAVLSSRLGINIASVSDPYRIAFIAPHYLDPEAVRRELMELTPDDVTMILDNILGDTAMFAWRLWHVAKRFGVIERRADYRMSRARMLVNALRDTPIYHETLRELKTEKLDIEGTKTIIELIRAGDIQVLIIKLKAEYSPLALPILDKIAPHDLLRPVIPTKALVDVIKERLSSERVRLVCIWNGDWTGIYHLRTLPERIRCPRCNSTLIATTYENDLELAKIAEKKVRGRKLTTEEEKKWQTAWKNASLIQTYGRRAAIAMAGRGIGPTTAVRILRKSYKTEEEFYMNILAAERNYLRTRMFWD